One Prevotella sp. E2-28 genomic window, GCGGAATAAAAAATGCCGCCAAATCCGCGTTATCATTTATTCGTTGACGAAGACGAGCAAGCTCTACACGGTCTTCTTCAGTAAAATCAATACCAAATGCCTCGTTTAAATTCTTAATAATGTTTGAAAGCCAATCATATTCAGGAGGAGTAGTTGGTTGAGATTCTCCTGGCTTCATACCTTCCATTTGGGTGTCACCAGAAACCAATTTCAACTCCTGTGTACTTATATACTGAATTTTATAGCTCTGTAACTGACTCTCACTAAGCACATCGTATGGTAAGCTTTCTTTCTTGTATGGCATCTTTTTAGACACTGCAAGGCAGAAAGGAGCCAACTTCCCTAAATCAGGGTCATGGAATGTTATAATCTGACTGAGGAACGTAAACAGATTGTAGTATTGACGGCATGTCTTCCTGAATTTATCCTGCATGTCTGTGTCGAGATTTTTAATAGCTCTGTCACATACTTCATCAATAACTTCATTTACCTTCATGTTTATTTCCGTCTTATTGCTTAGGAAATAGCGGTTGAAGAGATTTACATCGTCTTCAGTAAATACTCCAAAATTGCGAAGTTTGCTTTGCACATCATATAGCGCATTGGGATCAGTTTCATCTTCCTGAGCCATCTTGTTTTTACCATAGTAAAACTGGAATGCAGAAAGGATATCCTCTGGATCATTAACGAAGTCAAGAACAAATGTCTTTTCCTTACCTCGCTTGCAGCGGTTAAGACGAGATAGTGTCTGAACTGCATTTGCTCCACCAAGTTTCTTATCAACAAACATTGTCTGCAGCAATGGCTCATCGAATCCAGTTTGGTACTTGTTAGCCACAATTAGTATACGGAATTGAGGCATCTTTAAGGCTTCAGGAATAGAAACTTTTCCTGGCAAATTGTTCATGGAAACTTCTGTGTATTCCATGCCTGTATCAGCATCTTTTACCGTACCAGAGAATGCAACAAGTGCACCATAAGGAAGATGCATTTCCTGCATTATGCTATCGAACTTTTGTTTGAAACGTACAGCATGGAGACGCGAGCGTGTAACTAACATGGCTCGCGCCTGACCACCAATTTCTTGCGCAGTCTGGCTAACGAAATGTTCAATCATGATTCGAGCTTTACGCTCAATAGCAACGTCTTGTAAATCTACATAGCTAGAAAGCAGACGCACTGCGTTCTTTTTATCATATTCTTTATCCACCACTTTTTCATCGCGCACTAATTTATAGTAGCGTTTAAAGGAGGTGTAGCATTGCATTACATCAAGAATAAAGCCTTCCTTAATTGCTTGTTCCATAGTGTATGAGTCGAAAGGCTCTTTTGACCCATATTCGCGTTCACAGAAGAGCTCAACAGTCTTTTGTTTAGGTGTTGCAGTGAATGCAAAGAAAGAAACATTATTCTTACGACCTTTGCTCTGCATGTCACCATATACGAAATCATTAATGATTTCTGCTATTTTCTCATCGTCATCATTAGCTTTTGCAACAGCTTCATCAAACTTCTCAGCCTCTTGTAGTGAAAGAGCTTTACGCATTTGACGAGCATCTTCACCTGACTGTGAAGAGTGGGCTTCATCTATAATGACAGCATACTTGCGATCGGGGAACATACGGATGCTATCAGATATGTGAGGGAACATTTGTATTGTGGTTATGATAATACGCTTTCGACTCTCGATAGCTTTCTGCAAGTCCGTACTGGTGTGTCCATCAGCTTCTTTTTGTTGCCCTACAGTATATATTTCACCAGGAACAGAGGAGAACTGACGGAAATTTGCCTGTAACTGGTCGTTAAGTACACGACGATCAGTTACGACGATAATGCAGTCGAATAGAGCATTATCGTCGGTGGCATGTTGGAAGAGGTTGCTGAGACGAAACCCAAGCCATGTTATCGTATTTGACTTGCCTGAACCTGCGGAGTGCTGTATAAGATAGCAATGGCCAGCTCCTCGATTGTAAACGTCATTTAGAAGCTTATGAACGGCACGACGTTGATGGAAACGTGGAAAGATAAGTGCTTCACTAACCTTATCCTCTAACTGGCGCTTCTTGGGATTGTATACTTTTTCAGAATCAACTTGGAGTGTTATAAAATTCTGAATCAAATCAAGCAAGTTGTCGCGGCGAAGAATATCACACCACAAATACGATGTGCGGTAACCGGAATCATCCTTAGGTTTAACACCAATATTTGAGTATTCTTCGTTAAATGGGAAAAAACGAGTATGCTCCCCATCTAAATGAGTAGTCATAAACACCTGTTCGGTTCCCATTGCGAAATGTACCAGTACCCGCTTAAAGTCAAAGAACTTTTCTCCTTTGACTGGACGCTCAGTCATATACTGTTTAATCGCATTGTGGTGATTTTGCCCAGTCAAAGCATTCTTCAATTCGATTGTGACAACAGGGAAGCCGTTTACGAAGATAACAATATCTATCTCATTGGTATTATTCTTCGAATAGCGCAATTCACGAACAATCGCAAGACGGTTCTTGCGGTAGTTCTCATCATGCTCTGGAGTCTTATTATTGGCAGGTTTTGTATAAAGGAGCTTGAATTTGCCAGTAAGACCAGCATTAAACTCTTTCATACGAAACAGAGACAGTGTACCCTGAGGCAACTCCATATTGTTCTTCAGGTGTGCAGCTGTTGCAAGATGTAGTCGGCTGTTCATTTCAGAGTTTACTCTGTCAATGATATTGCGGATAACCAACGTTTCATCACCCTCAGCTACGTCCAGCATTTTTTGATACTGTTCAGGCTGTGTATCTTTTAAGAAAGCAATAAGCTCAGAAACGAGGATGCAGTTATCCTTGTTTTCAGGTTTATTATACTCACTAGCTGGAATCTCGTGATATTCCATCACAGACGTAGGTTGTCCATTCGCATCCAGTATTGGCTGAGATGTGAGTTGACGGATTATATAATCCTGATATTCTGGCTCACTATTAAATCCTGGCATATAGTATCTCCTTTATTTTATTTTTTATATGGTTTCCAATCTCTCAAATCCACCTTGCCAGTCACAGCTTCGGTAATGATGGAGGACTTGTATTTTTTGAGGTCATCAATTTGAGATTGTACATCAGTAATGACACTGCTAAGTTTACATAACTTGGCGTTTACATAGTCAAGAATCCTTTGCTGCTCTTCGATAGAGGGCACTACAATTGGAAGTAACGAATATTTATCAGCACCAATATTTTGAATAGTGGCTTGAATAAAGACACTATTTTTCCAATTATCATATTGGATAGAGTTTGTATATAGGTATAGAAATTCTGGCAAAAGCTTTTCTCCACATTTTGCCTTTATCAAATAACCGGCAAAACAAGCGGCATGATTTTCGTTAAAAATAAAAGTTTTGCCAACGGTTGCACCACTTCTGGCAAAAAGCACATCACCTTTCTCTAGGAGATAATCATTTGCTTTTTCGGGATCTAATGATTTAAAAGTTTCGTCTCTAAGATTACCATATTCGTCTATGTCAGTTATGCGTATATATCTAGGCCAATCAGGATTAGTGGATTCTGCAGATTCATTAGCACCATATTGAAGTGGTTGAGATAGGAAACGTTTTAGAGAAGAACAATCCCATTTCGCAGGAATCATGCCTAGCCATTCAATACCACTATCTTTCATCTCAACATCCTTGTCAAGTCCTTTGGTCACAGCCTCACTGATAATGGCAGAACGGTATGCTTTGAGGTCTTCTAGTATCTGTTCCTTTTCTGCAATGGTAGCATCAATTTGTCCTACCTTATAATCAAGGTATGATACAATTGTCGTTTGTTCTTCAATTGGAGGAAGTATTACCATTGAATCACTTAATGTGCTCTGAGTGACGCTAAACACTTTAACTCCATAGACAGAAGACCGAATTTGGCTCCGCCAACAATCAGTCTTGAACAAATAGGAAAGATATTTGTTATCATTCGATTGAATAGATCTTGCTATTATGGAGTGATAACCAGCATATATCAAATAATTATTATCTATATAGACACAATTTCCACATCCCTCCAAATCTTCAGACGTATCAGCGAAAATGAAGTCTCCTTTGTTAACTTTAGAAGAATTATTACCTTCTATATATGATTTAGGGACATAGCGAAGTAAATGCTGCTCAACTTTTGTGCCTGTATTCTGCTTTGAATGAATCTGACCATAGCTTATTACAGGTATGCCTTCTTCAACAAGGTCTGCTTTTGTAATGGACAAACCTCGCCCGAAAGAAAACAGCCTTTTGAAAGAAACAAGCCTCCATTGACTCGGAATCTTTCCCAGCCACTTGATACCACTATCCTTATATGATTCGTATTGCTTCATGGTCTTAGTCCTCGAATATGGATTTAATCATTTCAGCCACCTTTACTTCGCGCTCTTTGATACGTTTAGCAATCTCAGATGAAACCTCCTGTTCGTTAATCTTATAGAAATACTTCGTGAAGTTGATTTCATAGAGTTTACGCGTCTTAGCAACATCCACCCATGATTCGGGGTCGATGTATGGTAGAACTTCCTCTTGGAAATATTGCTTCCAGTTGATGTCAAGTGCAATTTTCTCTGTATCACGTTTATTACTGTCAGCTTGTTTCTGACCACGCTTAAGTACTAGCTCATTGTTTTCATCACGCAAAGGTTGCTCGATGGTAAGTTCATATTGACCAAAATCCTTATTCAGGAATATCTTGGAGAACTCACTCTCCTCAAAGTCCAGATAGAGTTTAAGAATTTGCTGCACATGCTCTTCTAATATATCATAACGCTTGTTTCCAAGTGACTTAGCACTCTGCTTACAGAAGTCAACAGCGTTTATAAGCTGTACTTTCCCCTTGCGTTCAGCAGACTTGTTGTTAGTAAAGAACCACAGATAAGTTGCGATACCAGTATTATAGAAGAGTTCTTTAGGAAGAGCAATAATACACTCCAACCAATCATTTTCTATTATCCACTTACGGATGTTACTCTCTCCAGAACCTGCACCGCCAGAAAAAAGAGGAGAGCCATTTGTAACTACGCCAACACGGCTTCCTTCGGGTTTCATCTTTGAAAGCATATGCTGAATGAACAGTAATTGCCCATCGCTGGTACGTGGAGTACCTGCAAAGAAACGGCCATCTGGGTTTAGACTTTCGTTGATAATAAAGTCCTGGTCTTTCTTCCATGTTACACCGTATGGTGGGTTTGCCATAATATAATTAAAGCGAGAAGTAGGGAAGCGGTCTTGGGTAAAAGAGTTGCCCAACTTAATGTTATCAGCATTCTCACCTGATACCAATGCTTCACTCTTGGCAATAGCATATGATTGCTCGTTTAACTCCTGGCCATAGGTTGTTATGACAGGTTTCTGTTCCAAATCTCCACAAATATCCTCAAGGATGTATCGCTTACCAACATTAACCATGCCTCCGGTACCACAGGTCGGGTCATAGATAGAACGAATGATGCCAGGCATACGCAAATCCTCAGTATCTGGTGTATAGAGAATTGCAGACATCAAGCGTATTACATCACGAGGCGTGAAGTGCTCACCGGCTTGCTCATTACTTTGATCGTTAGCAATACGTATGAGTTCTTCAAAAACATAACCCATATCGTGGTTGTCAACAGCTTTGAGTGTAAAGTCTAACTGAGTTATCTCCTGAATCATACGATAGAGAAGATTATTTCGGTTGAGACGTGCAACAACTTTGTCGAACTGGAAGCATTCGAAGATTATGCGAACCTCTGTATTGAAGCCTGCCATATAGTTGGTAAAGTTCACAGATACATTCTTCGCGTCATCAAGTAAAGAGAGTAAGGTGTGTTTGGAAGTGTTGTAGAACTTCAGACCTCCAGCTGTCTTACGAAGTAACGGATCCAACTTTTCCAACGCAATCTTATCCTTGAACTGTTCGTATTGTGCACGAACATTCTTATTATATGGTTCAAGAATGCAGTCCATGCGACGGAGTACTACGAATGGTAAGATGACTTCACCTATTTCACTCTTCTTGAATGTGTCTCGAAGAACTACATCTGTAATATTCCAGACGAAGCTAACATCAGGGCGGTGTATGTTACTATATTGTGCCATTATTCTTTTTGTTTTCTGTTTCTGGGTGCAAAGTTAAACTTTATCTGTGCAAGTTTTCTTCGCAGCTCATTAAAATATTAAGAAATTACTAATTTTATCTTTCTTTACCAATGATGGGTTATTCAATTTTCTTATATTATCTAGAATTTTCTGCATGTCCATAATAAACTGTTTTGCATCGGCATCATTATCTTTGTCTGCATGACTGTGTGCATGTAGATATCTGCCATTTGTAATTTTCTCACCATTTGAATTAAAATAGTTATACGAATCACCACTAGCGAAATACTTGTAATTGGTAAATATGGTTCTATCATGCTCCTCCAAATTTTGCTTACTAGCTGTCACAAACGTAACATTGAAACTAGAATGCTTATCAGCGCATTTTCTCAATTTTGAGTAAATTGTATCCCAATCTGGTTCAAACTCAGTCTTAGACATTTGATTATAATTCTTCCTTAATGTAAAAATGACTATATTAACACGTGAGTTTTTTACTCTTCCAGCAAGAGCACGTATAAGGGAATATATGTTCTGTTGATAGAGCTCTGGACTAGAAAAAAGGTACAAATCCGCTACTATAATGTCAGTACAAGGAGAGACATATTTATCCAAATCAGACCAAGAGTTGACTTTGTGGAAGATGTTTTTTGTATATTGGAATGAGTCAAAAAACAATGTAGATAATGCTTCTATCTCTTGTCCCTCACATGCAATGATAAGATTTCCCTTTTGGATATGTGATTCGAGTTTTGCATCTGACGCTTTTGCAAGACAATAAACAGAAGATAATTGTTCTGTGTTAAACGTCGATATGTCTAATGGACGATTGGGGAAAATGCTATCCCACCTTATTGGTTCCTTGTTGCTGCTATTTATACCTGATGCCATTTGGGTAAGCCATTGCATCACGTCTTGTTTGTCATTTTGCCCAAGGCTTAATATATCTTTCTTTGCAAATGTGAAGAATATAGTAAAATTATCCTTTAGCATTCGCATGCAGTCATTATAGTTCTCCTTTTTGGCAGAACGAATAACTGAAAGCAGATTTGGCTTATCAATAAATATATTCATAGGCTAGAACAATTCAAAAGCTAAGTTGGAAGCCGTGTCAAAGAATCCTGTACCAAATTCATTTGAGAACTTACCATCTGTTCTGTATTTCATTTCATATGGAGCAGAATCATCACTCGGAAGGTAATATACCCAGAAAGGATTGTTATCATCTAATTCTTCCTGATCTGAATACTTCTCTTCTGCGACAAGTACTTGTGATTTACGAATTAAATATTCAGAATGTGTTTCTATCAGCATTCTGAGACTTTCGTATTTGGCAAGATAATAGAAAAGGTCTGCAAGATAACTCTGCATTTTGGGATGCAGATTTTGTTCTGGCTCTTCAATGATTATAATAGAAGTCATCCAACAGGACATCCAGTCAATTCTTTTTTGACTTTTTTTGAAAATTATTGTGGCAATCCTAAAAAGAAGTATCATCATCTGAATAGATCCCATACCCTTATCTGCAAGTGGCACAACACTACCATTCTCTTCTATAATAGTAACAGTATATGCTTCACCAGGTACTAAGGCATCTATTTTGAAATCAATTCCAATCTCAAATTTCTGCATCCATTCACGAACGAACTCATACTCACTATCGCCAGGAGCAATCTTTTCTCGCCAGAAACCATGAACTGTTTGAGCAATATAGTCGTTTAAATCATTAGTATTATAGATGGTATTCTGATTTGCTGCATGAGCAGAAATATATTCGATATTCAAAGTGCTGAGCAGATTCTCTAATTTCCTTTTTGATTGATTCAGGAGGTCTATGTCTTGATACATAGCTTCCCTATAACTTTTTAGAGTCTTATACTTCTCCAGAGCTATAGTATAATCATTAGGATCTGTTTTTTCTGAAGCTTTGGGAGCGATTTCCTTGGTTGTTGCAAAATTAATTAAATTCGAAATTACATTAAGCACAACAGGCTCGTTCACTTCATTATGTGAGATAGATAAAGGTATGTCGTCATAAATAGCCTTATAAGGATTTCTTTTTTTAAGAAGACTATTAAGCAATTCGGTAGATAACTCTTTCTCATTAAATTCATAATCTTTATCATCTTCCAAATTAAGTATAGAACTTATTTGCATCTTTATCTTGTCTAAAGATGCTGTTAAGTTGGATATCGCTTCTAAATCTCCATCTTCATTTGCCTTGTTAAGATCTTGTTGGGCTTTTTTAAGGTCTTGAACAAGTTTTCGAGTTAGAGAAACCTCTTCTTCTCCACCTGCATTTAAAACTTCATAGCACATGGTGTTAGAGCTATAATCGTTCGTATATCGAACATGAGATTGTAAATCTTCAATCAAGATTCTGTCTACGTCTCCATATGTAGAACGTTCATCTCTGTCACCTGAAACAACAAATGTGAATTCAAAGGGACTAAGAGTGAATTTGAATTGCATAGAAGTGGGAAGTGACTTCTTCTTCTTAATGTTTAATGTCATAGCATCTACGCCAGTGATTTCCACAGGCTTGTTGTGTATGGCACGTGCAAATTCTTTTATCTTGATATCATGTATGCCATTAGCATCAAAACGGAATAATGGCTTTGAAAAGGAAAGAACGGACTTGCTTTCTTTCTGTCTTCTATCGCTCATGCGCATTAGACGAAGATTGTCAATACATAGAAGCAGGGCCTTTACGATAGTTGACTTTCCAGAATTGTTTCCACCCACTAAAATAGTTATTTCACCAAGATCTATTTTGGGGAAATTCGCAAATCTGCGAAAGTTCGTGAAACTTATTGTCGGAAGATAATTTAAATTTGTGCTCATATATTTGTATCTTTTTGTTTTTCGTCTGCAAAATTACTATTTATGTGTGCAGGTTTTCTGCATTACTCATTCTTATTTTACTATATACAGCTTATTTAGATCTTCATTCAATACCACATGTTTATTGAAAGAGATGCTTTCACCATCATAAACAGCAGATACATCTACGCCTCTATCAATGAGTGTTTCAATGAGTGCAGTATCGTGAACAGCACGAGCAGAAGCCCAGCAACGTTTGCCAACCTGACCATTGAATTGCTCCACCAAAGCCAAAGTGCTCTGATGATTCACACTATTCTTGATGTTTCTATACTTATAAGTTCTAACCATAATCTACTGTTTTATTGTTTTCTCGCTGCAAAGGTAGTATTTAACTGTGCAGGTTTTCTTCATCGCTCAAATATTTTTGATTCATTGAGCGAATCTTAGTTGACACTTGTTGTCTAAAATAATCTGGAGATAGAACCTCTATGTCATTTCCGAATGACAAAACCAGAGATTCCAGCTCTTTATTTATCTTCACGTTGATATTAATGACTGCAAAGTAGTCATTCTCTTCAACTGTGTGTTGGGTAAGATGGAGCGGTTTGGTACGGATATACTCAAATCGAGGCTTACTAATGCGTAGAACCACATCCTCAGAATCGGTCTCTGGTACCGTAACACCAATTACGTCATCGAAATAATCATCGAATTCTATATCTGCATCTTTGTAGGGAATCGCCACTTCCTCAAAATCGTCAATGCGATCGAGTGCGTAGTGGGCATAGGTATCAAAACCTTTGGCTTGAGCTATCAAATACCATCGGTCGTTATACTCTTTGAGGTGATAAGGATAGATGGTGGTAGTTATTTGAGATTTTCCGTATGGTGTATATCTCAGCTTCAATACACG contains:
- a CDS encoding type I restriction endonuclease subunit R — protein: MPGFNSEPEYQDYIIRQLTSQPILDANGQPTSVMEYHEIPASEYNKPENKDNCILVSELIAFLKDTQPEQYQKMLDVAEGDETLVIRNIIDRVNSEMNSRLHLATAAHLKNNMELPQGTLSLFRMKEFNAGLTGKFKLLYTKPANNKTPEHDENYRKNRLAIVRELRYSKNNTNEIDIVIFVNGFPVVTIELKNALTGQNHHNAIKQYMTERPVKGEKFFDFKRVLVHFAMGTEQVFMTTHLDGEHTRFFPFNEEYSNIGVKPKDDSGYRTSYLWCDILRRDNLLDLIQNFITLQVDSEKVYNPKKRQLEDKVSEALIFPRFHQRRAVHKLLNDVYNRGAGHCYLIQHSAGSGKSNTITWLGFRLSNLFQHATDDNALFDCIIVVTDRRVLNDQLQANFRQFSSVPGEIYTVGQQKEADGHTSTDLQKAIESRKRIIITTIQMFPHISDSIRMFPDRKYAVIIDEAHSSQSGEDARQMRKALSLQEAEKFDEAVAKANDDDEKIAEIINDFVYGDMQSKGRKNNVSFFAFTATPKQKTVELFCEREYGSKEPFDSYTMEQAIKEGFILDVMQCYTSFKRYYKLVRDEKVVDKEYDKKNAVRLLSSYVDLQDVAIERKARIMIEHFVSQTAQEIGGQARAMLVTRSRLHAVRFKQKFDSIMQEMHLPYGALVAFSGTVKDADTGMEYTEVSMNNLPGKVSIPEALKMPQFRILIVANKYQTGFDEPLLQTMFVDKKLGGANAVQTLSRLNRCKRGKEKTFVLDFVNDPEDILSAFQFYYGKNKMAQEDETDPNALYDVQSKLRNFGVFTEDDVNLFNRYFLSNKTEINMKVNEVIDEVCDRAIKNLDTDMQDKFRKTCRQYYNLFTFLSQIITFHDPDLGKLAPFCLAVSKKMPYKKESLPYDVLSESQLQSYKIQYISTQELKLVSGDTQMEGMKPGESQPTTPPEYDWLSNIIKNLNEAFGIDFTEEDRVELARLRQRINDNADLAAFFIPQNARDDVKAKFDETVDSELLDFITSKYELYNKLTEDRANTLFKNILFNEMYDRKIRGMI
- a CDS encoding restriction endonuclease subunit S is translated as MKQYESYKDSGIKWLGKIPSQWRLVSFKRLFSFGRGLSITKADLVEEGIPVISYGQIHSKQNTGTKVEQHLLRYVPKSYIEGNNSSKVNKGDFIFADTSEDLEGCGNCVYIDNNYLIYAGYHSIIARSIQSNDNKYLSYLFKTDCWRSQIRSSVYGVKVFSVTQSTLSDSMVILPPIEEQTTIVSYLDYKVGQIDATIAEKEQILEDLKAYRSAIISEAVTKGLDKDVEMKDSGIEWLGMIPAKWDCSSLKRFLSQPLQYGANESAESTNPDWPRYIRITDIDEYGNLRDETFKSLDPEKANDYLLEKGDVLFARSGATVGKTFIFNENHAACFAGYLIKAKCGEKLLPEFLYLYTNSIQYDNWKNSVFIQATIQNIGADKYSLLPIVVPSIEEQQRILDYVNAKLCKLSSVITDVQSQIDDLKKYKSSIITEAVTGKVDLRDWKPYKK
- a CDS encoding class I SAM-dependent DNA methyltransferase — protein: MAQYSNIHRPDVSFVWNITDVVLRDTFKKSEIGEVILPFVVLRRMDCILEPYNKNVRAQYEQFKDKIALEKLDPLLRKTAGGLKFYNTSKHTLLSLLDDAKNVSVNFTNYMAGFNTEVRIIFECFQFDKVVARLNRNNLLYRMIQEITQLDFTLKAVDNHDMGYVFEELIRIANDQSNEQAGEHFTPRDVIRLMSAILYTPDTEDLRMPGIIRSIYDPTCGTGGMVNVGKRYILEDICGDLEQKPVITTYGQELNEQSYAIAKSEALVSGENADNIKLGNSFTQDRFPTSRFNYIMANPPYGVTWKKDQDFIINESLNPDGRFFAGTPRTSDGQLLFIQHMLSKMKPEGSRVGVVTNGSPLFSGGAGSGESNIRKWIIENDWLECIIALPKELFYNTGIATYLWFFTNNKSAERKGKVQLINAVDFCKQSAKSLGNKRYDILEEHVQQILKLYLDFEESEFSKIFLNKDFGQYELTIEQPLRDENNELVLKRGQKQADSNKRDTEKIALDINWKQYFQEEVLPYIDPESWVDVAKTRKLYEINFTKYFYKINEQEVSSEIAKRIKEREVKVAEMIKSIFED
- a CDS encoding AAA family ATPase — protein: MSTNLNYLPTISFTNFRRFANFPKIDLGEITILVGGNNSGKSTIVKALLLCIDNLRLMRMSDRRQKESKSVLSFSKPLFRFDANGIHDIKIKEFARAIHNKPVEITGVDAMTLNIKKKKSLPTSMQFKFTLSPFEFTFVVSGDRDERSTYGDVDRILIEDLQSHVRYTNDYSSNTMCYEVLNAGGEEEVSLTRKLVQDLKKAQQDLNKANEDGDLEAISNLTASLDKIKMQISSILNLEDDKDYEFNEKELSTELLNSLLKKRNPYKAIYDDIPLSISHNEVNEPVVLNVISNLINFATTKEIAPKASEKTDPNDYTIALEKYKTLKSYREAMYQDIDLLNQSKRKLENLLSTLNIEYISAHAANQNTIYNTNDLNDYIAQTVHGFWREKIAPGDSEYEFVREWMQKFEIGIDFKIDALVPGEAYTVTIIEENGSVVPLADKGMGSIQMMILLFRIATIIFKKSQKRIDWMSCWMTSIIIIEEPEQNLHPKMQSYLADLFYYLAKYESLRMLIETHSEYLIRKSQVLVAEEKYSDQEELDDNNPFWVYYLPSDDSAPYEMKYRTDGKFSNEFGTGFFDTASNLAFELF
- a CDS encoding YafY family protein, whose protein sequence is MPVDKQVLLRYQILNKCFRNRYREYTIDDLVDECNKALRRIDKPDVSKRTIQNDINTLEADYHITLNENLRQGRKRLYRYTDTNYMLPLYRMNDTERNKIEDAIYVLRQFEGEPLYDWVRTILMQIEGGLFDGESSPVVSFQTNLDYTGLSHFSKLLQAIQTKRVLKLRYTPYGKSQITTTIYPYHLKEYNDRWYLIAQAKGFDTYAHYALDRIDDFEEVAIPYKDADIEFDDYFDDVIGVTVPETDSEDVVLRISKPRFEYIRTKPLHLTQHTVEENDYFAVININVKINKELESLVLSFGNDIEVLSPDYFRQQVSTKIRSMNQKYLSDEENLHS